A window of Methanolobus sediminis contains these coding sequences:
- a CDS encoding nuclear transport factor 2 family protein, whose protein sequence is MRSRELIEKWVEAFNNADSGVLAEMYSETAVNYQIPEEPVEGKEAIKKMFKEEFARAEMVCIVENIFQDGEWAILEWKDPLGLSGCGFFHVVNDKIVFQRGYWDKLSFLRQHGLPIPEE, encoded by the coding sequence ATGCGTTCAAGAGAACTTATAGAAAAATGGGTTGAAGCCTTTAACAATGCAGATTCAGGCGTGCTTGCTGAGATGTACAGCGAGACAGCCGTGAATTACCAGATACCAGAAGAACCGGTGGAAGGTAAAGAAGCTATCAAAAAGATGTTCAAGGAAGAGTTTGCAAGAGCTGAAATGGTCTGCATAGTTGAGAATATTTTTCAGGATGGTGAATGGGCAATTCTGGAGTGGAAAGATCCTCTTGGACTTAGTGGATGTGGATTTTTCCATGTCGTAAATGATAAGATAGTTTTTCAGAGAGGATACTGGGATAAGCTATCATTTTTGAGACAGCATGGGCTTCCGATACCCGAGGAATAA